One Aegilops tauschii subsp. strangulata cultivar AL8/78 chromosome 7, Aet v6.0, whole genome shotgun sequence genomic window carries:
- the LOC109782500 gene encoding uncharacterized protein: MAVKLTLPPAELLSQVAKLGSLLALILLALLLPAFLRVAYGYLLFNGIVLALGIQAFVGSTASIADESSSTGQAVAPVGVAASPFQRAGSGRPDDRTAVVDDDRVVVPAFVASNIIELKIKTKVVVLKVLKKCPSTASIFFLSALNGSQAGGEEKGQQEEQDDFEVDLDGDVTMSRQELFANTERFIGNFRKELRMQRQ, encoded by the coding sequence ATGGCGGTCAAGCTCACGCTCCCACCGGCAGAACTGCTCTCCCAGGTGGCCAAGCTAGGCTCCCTCCTCGCCCTCATCCTCCTCGCGCTGCTGCTGCCCGCCTTCCTCAGGGTCGCCTACGGCTACCTCCTCTTCAACGGCATCGTCCTCGCGCTGGGCATCCAGGCCTTCGTCGGCAGCACAGCTTCCATTGCCGACGAGTCCTCGAGCACCGGTCAGGCTGTCGCGCCTGTCGGCGTCGCGGCCTCGCCGTTCCAGAGGGCTGGATCAGGCCGTCCCGACGACCGGACAGCGGTTGTTGATGATGATCGTGTGGTGGTTCCTGCCTTTGTGGCGAGTAATATAATCGAGCTGAAGATCAAGACCAAGGTGGTGGTGCTGAAGGTGCTGAAGAAGTGCCCGTCGACGGCGAGCATCTTCTTCCTCAGCGCGCTGAACGGCAGCCAGGCCGGCGGAGAGGAAAAGGGACAGCAAGAGGAGCAGGATGATTTTGAGGTCGACTTGGACGGCGACGTGACGATGAGTCGGCAGGAGCTGTTCGCCAACACGGAGAGGTTCATCGGCAACTTCCGCAAGGAGCTCAGGATGCAGAGACAGTAG